The Hornefia porci genome contains the following window.
AACCACATTGCTCCGCAGAGAATGTCCGGATTTTTTTGAGTAGAGGAAACTATTCCGGGAACGATTGGGTAATGACATAGCGGCATCCTCCTTTTGCCGCCGTTTATTTGTCAGCTATAAAGTTGTAATAGAAGATAAACGGCGGCTTCTCCCGGAAAAGCCGCCATCATAGAAAAGGTCGTAGTCAGGTTGTCGCTGATCTACCCGCCGTGTAGCGACTTTTCCGTTTTGCTGTGCTCTTGTGTACTGTTCATGAGTGATATTCTCCCTGTTACGAAAAACGAGCCGGTGACCGCAGTCTTTCGACTGTCGATCATCGGCTCTGCGTCTTAGCGTCTGGCTCTTTGATGATGGTGATATGTTCTCCTTTGAGATCAATCAGTGTTCCTGTTTTGCATTTGGGACAATACAGAGGGAAGTGCTTTAGCTCTGTATCTCCCCGGATCTGCACCCGTGTCTTATTTCCGCAGTGCGGACACAATACCCATTTCATATTCATCGCCTGCCTTCAATCTGTCTTTCAACATGATACTTTCCTTAACCAGCATAGATATTTACATTTTGCTCTTTTGATAGGAGTTCCCCGAGGATGCGTCAAATCCATCCAGGAAATATTTCTCCGGAACGTATTTTTTATAATCCAGATCCATAAAGTAATCGCAGAAGATCTGCTCGGCATAGATGATGGTGTTGTCCTCATCCGTCATTGCGTAGACAAATCCATAGTACGGATCCGCGTAAACCGCGAGCAATTTATAGTCGCTTTCTCCCGTCACGCCATAGTAGCCCTTATACTCTGTAGACGGGTAATCGAGAAGCCGCTGTGTTTCCGCTGTATAGGCATCCGGCGGATATTCCACCACAAGATAGCCGAGATACTGTGCGTCCCACGGATCGTAATAGACCATCTTGTAATCGGTCACGTTCATCTTCTCCGTGATGCTTTCGGGCCAGATGCTCTCATCCATATCCCATTTTGACTGAAATTCTTTTTCAGCCTGTTCGCCGCTCCGATACCGCTCATAGTCGTCTATATTGTCGTATATCTCGATCGGCGCGCTCTCCCACATCGCCCCGAAAAGAGCGACGATAGATTTTGCATATACGATCAGGATCACGCCTGCAAGAAGAACCGTGGTCAAAATGACAATTCCGATTTTTTTCTTCATAACTGATACCTGCTTTGAACCTTGAAACGAACAACATATTGCTGAATGTCCATGTGCTGAAATGTGCTATTAAGCTCTGCTTTGTTTTATAGCTCCCCACTTTGTTGCGGTAATCTGATAAAGATACTACGCAAAAGATCTACAGTTATAAGACGCAAATATTGTAAAGTGATCATCCAGTCCAGATACAACCCATAGTTCTATCTTCTCCTGATTTGCCAGAATAGCAGTATATACAATGGAGAAAATACCATGGTCAGCACCAGCAGGTTGATGAATGGAGACCAGTGCAATAACGTCATTACAAACAGATAATAGGGCTGTAGGAAAACGAATACGTTTATCTCCTTAAGGACTGCCGGAAAAGAAAACTTATGAAATAAAAATTCAAATAACAGAAACATGCTTGTTATTCCAAGAGAGGAAACTGTGCTGGACGCCTTATAAGATATAAGCCCAATCACGGCGGAAAGAATTGCAGCTCCGTAACTGAAACAAACTGCTGACAATACCAGGTGTCGCGAAACTGGCCATACCGGGAATAATGTCAAATCCCATCCCACGTGTACAATTTCTGTTGACCAATTAGGATGCCCAATAACTGTATACAGCAATACAGTCGTTATGAGGAGTAATTGGGTGACCAGAAGAGAAAAAAGAACAATCCCGGCCATTTTTGCAGTATTTCGTAACTTCTTTCCCACGAGGCAAGTAGCTGATAATTCATCTATATGCTGCTCTCTATCCTGTACATAAGCACTTGGCAAAGCAGCAAAACAAATCAATGTAAGAAAAGCTGGCAGGATAATATTTAAGAGCAGAATCATGTTGCTTTCTACATAAGGAAAGTAATTCTGGATATTTTCTAACGAAAGCAGCAAAAATGAAGTCAATGTATAGACAGCTAATAATATCCAAACACTCCTCTTTCTTATCAGATCCAGTATCTCATACATAACGATCGAGAGAATCATTCTGTCATCCCTTCACCTGTTTGTGTATGTAAGCTCTATAACATATTAGCAAACACACAACCGCAATAACGAGATTCAAAAGAATATTTGCAACGAGAGAGGGAACTAAAATCCCGAAAAAGCTGGTATAATGCGGTGCAGAAACGAGTTCAACCTGCGATTGCAGCATAAATAAACTCATTTCACCGGGGAGAGAGGCAATACTTGATAACGTTTGGGGGAAAACGACTTCATTTGCATAGAGCGCGCTTCCGCCATAGACCACGCCGGATATGAAAAACGGTATTAATGCACTTCGGCTCAAGGCAGATATACACATTACAAAGCATCCAAGAACCATACCAGCAAGCATAGTGCCTAAAATCTGTCTTGCACAAAATCCATAGACAGATCCCTCGTAGGTAGTTAAAGATAAGCCATATGTACTTGCTGCGGAGATCGTGGTTGAAGGGACATGATAGCAAATTATCGTTACCACCATGAAGAAAGCTTCCATGACAGTCACTACAACTACAGTAAAAATACATGATGCAATGAACTTGCTTAGGAAAACCCCTTTACGACCTTTTCGTGTTGTGAGAAGTGCTGCTTGTGTCCTATTTCCATATTCATCTGAGTAAACGCCAGAAAGTCCAACGATTATGACAAGCATAATTAAGGCAGGGAACACCATTGAATGATTTACATCAATCAGGTTATTTGATCCTCTGTCAAGATTGAGTTCAATCTTGACAGAGGAAGTCTGATAGGCCTCCAACGCTTTTTCCCTTGCCCTGCCCATTACTCCGCTCATAAAGGCAGTGCTGTCATTCATCAACTCTTGGATGTATTTTGAGCGCCTGTCGATTCGCTCATAGTAGTTATTGATGATGCTGGTCAGCTCGTATTGAAGCTCGTTTTTCTCCGCGTATTGAATAACTGGCTGAGTAAGATGAGCAGACAGTTCTTCATAGGTGCAGCTATATCCACTATTTTTGATGTAGTCATGAAGTTCTTCGCTTGAAACAAGGCTTTCCAGTTCAGGTCTAATAGGTTCAAGCGTGTTCTCTGTAAAATCGCTGTTTATGAATTGACCTTTTAGAAGCAGAAAGAATAACATAAAAACCAGCATTGCAATCCAAACTATCTTCTTTGAAAAGATTTTATATAATTCAGTTCTCAACATTCTTGCATTCAAAGTGCGTTACCTCCGAAATAATAACTAAAAACGTCTTCTAAAATGGGTTTGGCGGGTGCACAGGCAAAGGATGGTTTTTGATTTCCGATAATCCGGACTTCTACACCATCATGCCTTTGTATAATGTTTCCAACGGTATAGTATCCTTTCACTGCTTTAAGCTCTTTATGTGCAATGGTAGCTGTCCACACCTTTCCATCCATCTCATCTATCAAATGCTCCGTCGTGTCGATCTTAAGAATGGAACCTTCCCTCAGAATGATCACTTTACCGGCAATGAATTCCATATCTGAAATGATATGCGTTGAAAGCAATACGATACGTTTTTCTGAAAGCTCAGAAATGATGTTGCGAAAACGGATTCGTTCTTGTGGGTCTAATCCTGCTGTCGGCTCATCTAAGATCAGTATTTGAGGGTCATTGAGCAAGGTTTGAGCAATACCTATCCTCCGGATCATGCCACCGGAAAACCCTCCAAGTTTCTTCTTTCCGACATCTTTTAGACCGACCAGGTCTAAAAGTTCTTCTACTTTTGCGTCTGCCTCTTTTCCTGTAATCCCTTTTAACGCTGCAATATACTTTAAGAATTTCCCTGCAGGAAAATTCTTATAGACACCGATTTCCTGGGGCATATATCCCAATTTATTACGATAGCTTGCACCCAACTCGTGGATATTAACTCCATCTAACAGAACCTCGCCTTCTGATGGATCAAGTATATCGACCATCATCTTCATTAGAGTCGTTTTCCCAGCTCCATTTGGTCCAAGCAGGCCATATACGCCGTGAGAAAGACAAAAGGAAACATGTTTTACGGCGCACTTTTCGCCAAAATTCTTTGTAAGATCACACACGCGCAGTTCCATATTATAGACAGCCTCCTTATGCATATTTCTTTGCTGGCACTTTAATTGTGCTGACGGTAAACAAAATAATGCTAATGAGCAATGGTATGATAAATGCACCATTCGCAATATTTTCTATCATTTCCTGCGCTTCAGGGAATGACAGCAAGCAGATAGAAAGTAAGACCCAACTTCCTAATACTAACGAAAGTGGAAGTGAGCTGTCTGAAACAGACAGAATAAGAAGTGTGAGCGCACCCATTAAAAATAGAGAGATAAACGCGCAGGAAAACATTTGAAAGACAAATGAGTATCCTCGAAAAGAAATAGCACCGATCATAGAGATGAGAATGATATTGCCTATCATTCCAATCCATAGCCTCGCTGTATAAATCCTTGTCGGATCATATTTACATGTTTTTTCCAGATCGGACAAATTAGGATCTCTATATTGAAGTTCTCGAATGGAAAGAACAAGGATCGGTATAGGCGCTAACGCTGTCATATATGCAATAGGCGATATTTCGTGATTGGCGGTTATTAGATACGAGAAAACGCAGCTTCCAAGGAGAAATGAAGCAGTCATCCAGAAGACAGATACAAAATCTGGAATACAGCAAATGACAACTTTCCAGAAATCTATATCTAAAATTCTTTGCTGTCTTGTATAAAAAGAAGTTGCTTTCTGGGCCGCAGCAAATATTTCTTTTTCAGGAACATTTGGAATAGGAGAACGCTCAATAGCTTCAACTATTTTCTTGTCCACATCCGATAGTTCTTCAAAATTATCAAACATCATGATCCTCCCCATTTTGATCTCAATTTATTC
Protein-coding sequences here:
- a CDS encoding cysteine-rich KTR domain-containing protein, which encodes MNMKWVLCPHCGNKTRVQIRGDTELKHFPLYCPKCKTGTLIDLKGEHITIIKEPDAKTQSR
- a CDS encoding ABC transporter permease, with amino-acid sequence MNARMLRTELYKIFSKKIVWIAMLVFMLFFLLLKGQFINSDFTENTLEPIRPELESLVSSEELHDYIKNSGYSCTYEELSAHLTQPVIQYAEKNELQYELTSIINNYYERIDRRSKYIQELMNDSTAFMSGVMGRAREKALEAYQTSSVKIELNLDRGSNNLIDVNHSMVFPALIMLVIIVGLSGVYSDEYGNRTQAALLTTRKGRKGVFLSKFIASCIFTVVVVTVMEAFFMVVTIICYHVPSTTISAASTYGLSLTTYEGSVYGFCARQILGTMLAGMVLGCFVMCISALSRSALIPFFISGVVYGGSALYANEVVFPQTLSSIASLPGEMSLFMLQSQVELVSAPHYTSFFGILVPSLVANILLNLVIAVVCLLICYRAYIHKQVKG
- a CDS encoding ABC transporter ATP-binding protein; its protein translation is MELRVCDLTKNFGEKCAVKHVSFCLSHGVYGLLGPNGAGKTTLMKMMVDILDPSEGEVLLDGVNIHELGASYRNKLGYMPQEIGVYKNFPAGKFLKYIAALKGITGKEADAKVEELLDLVGLKDVGKKKLGGFSGGMIRRIGIAQTLLNDPQILILDEPTAGLDPQERIRFRNIISELSEKRIVLLSTHIISDMEFIAGKVIILREGSILKIDTTEHLIDEMDGKVWTATIAHKELKAVKGYYTVGNIIQRHDGVEVRIIGNQKPSFACAPAKPILEDVFSYYFGGNAL